From a single Streptomyces misionensis genomic region:
- a CDS encoding VIT1/CCC1 transporter family protein — protein sequence MTEPTHDENHGGALGSRLNWLRAAVLGANDGIVSTAGLVVGVAGATQSRSALLTAGLAGLLAGSMSMAAGEYVSVSTQRDSELAALAVEKRELREQPEAELRELTELLQERGLSREVAREAAEQLTERDALRAHASVELGINPDELTNPWHAAWASFLAFTVGALLPLLAIVLPPAGWRLPVTVVSVLAALVLTGWTSARLGAAAPRRAVVRNVVGGALAMAVTYAAGSALGAVGV from the coding sequence GTGACGGAACCGACCCATGACGAGAACCACGGCGGCGCGCTCGGCTCGCGGCTGAACTGGCTGCGCGCCGCAGTGCTCGGCGCGAACGACGGCATCGTCTCCACCGCGGGACTCGTCGTCGGCGTGGCCGGGGCGACCCAGAGCCGGTCCGCCCTGCTCACCGCCGGACTGGCCGGACTGCTCGCCGGGTCGATGTCCATGGCGGCCGGCGAGTACGTCTCCGTCTCCACCCAGCGCGACTCCGAGCTGGCCGCGCTGGCCGTGGAGAAACGGGAGCTGCGCGAGCAGCCCGAGGCCGAACTGCGGGAGCTGACCGAGCTGCTCCAGGAGCGCGGCCTGTCCCGCGAGGTGGCCCGGGAGGCCGCCGAGCAGCTCACCGAGCGGGACGCGCTGCGGGCCCACGCCAGCGTGGAACTGGGCATCAACCCCGACGAGCTGACCAACCCCTGGCACGCGGCCTGGGCGAGCTTCCTGGCCTTCACCGTGGGCGCCCTGCTCCCCCTGCTGGCCATCGTGCTGCCACCGGCCGGCTGGCGGCTGCCGGTGACCGTGGTCTCCGTGCTGGCCGCGCTGGTGCTGACCGGCTGGACCAGCGCCCGCCTCGGCGCCGCCGCCCCTCGGCGGGCGGTGGTGCGCAACGTGGTCGGCGGCGCGCTGGCGATGGCGGTCACCTACGCGGCGGGCAGCGCCCTGGGCGCGGTCGGCGTCTGA